TGTATACTCGCTTCTTTGTGTGTTGGACCGCTAAACGACTGTTGTTTCGCAGTACCTTTTGGCTGTTTACATTTCTGGTTTGTCTCTGTTTGCAGAATATTATCGGGCAGGAAGCCAGCAAAGGTGTGATTGAGGAGTATTTACAGCGTAGAGGTCAGTCAACTCTTGTCAGTAGCGCACCAGCTGCTCAATCTTCAAAACTTCAGCCATACATCAAACCACTAACAGAAAACTATGTTGTCTCTGGAGGCAAGCAACAAGCTAGAACATCTAAAGATGTAGTTTCCAGTGATCAGGGACAGGCAGAGCCAAAAACAAATACTGTTTCCAGACATACAGGAAATAGGGGTCCAGCTGAGGCCAGTGAGTCGAGGCAAAAAGGAATCCAAGGTAAGTCTaggaagaagaaagctggaaaAGTCGTTTCACTTGCAGAGGCTGCCAAAGGGTCATTTGTCTTCCAGCAAGGGAAGCCATGCCCGTGTCAAGCCCGTCAGCATAGACTGGTGAGTAATTGCTTATCCTGTGGCAAGATTGTCTGCGAACAAGAAGGAGAGGGGCCTTGCAGTTTCTGCGGTGCCCTGGTGTTAAAGGAAGGAAGTACGTATGCTGGTCTTGAAGAAAGCATGGCTCCTACATCAGATGCTGAATTTGCAGCTGAGGCTTATGCTAAAAGGCTTGTGGAGTATGATCGAAATTCTGCAGCACGTACAACTGTTATTGACGACCAAAGTGATTACTATGAGATAGAAGGGAACAGCTGGCTATCAAATGAGGTATTCAAGTTATTGCAATATGCAACATACTGGTTGCATTCTCTCTGTTGCATCTGCCTACAAGGAGTTGAgctctctcctttttctttttttttaaaaaaattctgttTACAGGAGAAGCAACTCTTGAGGAAGAAACAAGAGGAAACAGAAGAAGCAGAACTGGCCAAGAAAAGTAAAGTGGTTGTGACTTTTGATTTGGTTGGACGCAAGGTATCGAATTTTTAGCAACCAGGCTTTTTTTGTGTCATTTCAAATAATTCTCGTTTTTCCATTCCTGTAAAAAATCCTTGTTGTTGCAGGAAGCTTTCTGcttcaaattttaaatagtGGCGCAATTATGACTGTTCCTGCTTTTGACATCCCAAGctcattttttaaaagctttgaCTGTAATTTTGACGCTGCCCAAGCTCCTGCATCCTCACCTTTGTCAGTCATTTGAAATAAAACTGTATCTGGATAGTTATTACAGACTTTTCCTTTTCATCACGGTTTTAATGGGTAATGTGTTGAGTTGGGGTTTCTAGGATTTATATTCATGACTTTGAACAATGTAACTGCCAATCAATAACACTAAGCACACATGCACGCCTGCATGCAAACCTTGTTGTTGCACGTGACCTTTTGCTTGAATAAtgtaacaaagaagaaaaataaaatgaatgtgaGAGTAGATTTTGTGTTGAAGTTCAGAAAAGAAAACCCAGCTTTTCTGTGGTGTACATTGCTCCCATCTTTAAAGTTACGGATCCTCTGTTCATGAGTTTAATGACTGGTTTTTCCACTTCTTCTGTATTGGTCTTTGCCTCGTGGATTTTATTTGCGAGTTCTATGTGGGCAATGCTTTGCCTGTTGATATGTGTTGCCCCCCCCATAACTTGCAATGCTGTGCAGGTCCTCTTGAATCAAGATGATGTTGAAGAACTCAAGTCTGAGAACAGAATACTTCGGCCACTAGATGAAGGAGACAGGGAAGTGAACCGAATTAAACCAAACCCAAGTCTTCGAGTACAACCTGTTTTTTTGGATCCAGGACCTAGTAGAAAGCCTGCTAAGGGCAAGCAATCAAACAAGGGCGGCCTTTCCAAAGGTTTGTGCATGGAGATAACTGGTAGAGTGCAGCATGACAGCAATGAATTGAAATATGTCATGTTTGACAACCGGCCAGAAACATCTTCCATTGGAAATCTTGGTAAGGTTCACAGTTGAGCCATGAGCCGGAGTGCATGCTAGCAAGATGGCGAATGACTGTTCATGGATCGACATTAGAATCGCCGTTCAGGTTTTGGATGCCATTACTATTTAGTGGTGACATACCTTTTCTTCTATAATTGATGCAAACGTAAAGTTCCGTTTATTGCTGCGGATTTTTggatgttagattttttttttatttgtgacaagtacaaatttttaatttgctcCTAAGATTTGGGGGGTTTCTTAATTTTCCCCAAAGCTTTTGTCTTCCCCTCCATGTATCTACGTCCATAAACTGTAGGAATTGATATCGTGACATACATCATGTCTCAATTGAGCCCTTGAAGTTAAagacaaatataataataatctcaattTAAGTAGTCATTCCTCAATCATATCAATtaactctctttattttttcaattagaacTCTAATTTCTCTCCAGACTCTTTTTGTCAAATCTATAAAATACCTGGATGGGGTTATTtgctttcataatttattttcattttgacgGCCACATGGTTATCTAGAAACGGTATTGTGTGATGTTTTGCATGTTAATCGATCATAATTTGCAGTGCTATGTGTTGATTTGTGTCTATCTTAGAGATCTATCATATGAGATCAATGGTGTTTCAATGATTGAGTAGTTCTCCTGAACTTTTgagagtattattattatattctttctttttctatttttattttattagtaattttgGTGTTCTTGCTGAATTTCTCCTTGCGgattcttttaggaaaaaaaatagttttgtggtttttttttaaaaaaataaaattgggttttgggcttaactttattttcataatatactTGATGATGTTGTAGGTGAATATGAGTTAAATatccatgtttttattattgtagacattttataattagattttgaacttgcattttatttttatggtttataGGTTTGTTTTAGTTTAGGAACTTTTTAAAGGGCAATCGGGGTGTGGTAAGGGTCATTAATTTGTTAATGAGCTTTAAGCctaagcttttttattttttattttttattgggatttaatggttaaaagttaatttagatAAGAGATTGAGATTTTTGTCAATCTCCAAATCACCTCATTTaggttttaattataaaaactcaatAATATACATGCAAATTAGGATAGAAAAGTGGATATTTAATATGGTTTTGCATACTAAATTATCTTAGGTTAGAACTACATGCTAACAATATCAAGGGTATACTAGGTGACCATGgtctttttttagttgtttaagCAATCCTCTTGGCCATAATTCTCAGAACTAGTGTTAAGTTTTCTTAATTTCACCTTTAAGAAATTTGATCAATGACTTTATttctatgaattatttttttcgtgaTCATTTAAACATCTGGTGCGATAATATACAACTCTAACAGGGACTAAGGGGTTAAGTTTatgatattttcatgttttttggaatatttttatgcattttttatgtcattactagtttacaatttaatttgtgcattttatttaattgcaaGCTTGGATATAGAATGTGGCCATTACACGCATCAACACTTTACACAAGAGTTAAGTTTTGAGCTATACATACTCttggtttcattttttaaaattagaagaaagaGGGATGTTGCGCCCAAGGGACTGTGATCCTGAAGCTCATGCAACTCAAGTATTATCTACTGTGATCGAGCTTGAGTTTATGATGGGAGCTTTTTATGGAAAATAACTAGGTTAACCAACCTTTTCATAATGTCTAGATAAACATATAACTTATTGTTAAGCTATCCTTAGGAGATGGAGGCATactcattttgtttcttttctgtaGCTTAAAACCGATCAATACTATTTATGATCCATTTTAAGAATACCATGATTATTGTTGCACGTGTGCACATGATGATTGTCCTTCTAGATCGAAATTTTTTGGTGACatgaaaagaacaagaaattcctatccttttataatttaaaaagaaatttagagTTTTCACTTAGTAATTTGGTTATTAGAAACCCTAAATGGTCTTCAAAATCTAAATAACAGAACTAATTATGTATAGGGCGGACAATATCTTCTCTAGCACACTCTACTTAAAGTAAACTGCATTgcttgtttgtttgattattacTAAGGTTTTGTTATATTCTCCTAACCATTAGTGTGTCTATTAGTTACAATGGGTTCACCTGAGTAGAGTGGACCATGGCTTTACAATCATGTCTAGCCATTATAtaaccaatatatttttttttgtttttttttaaatataaaaaatatttcttacttGGAAGTTCATaataatttgtataaaaaataaaaaattattttttttttttaattttttgaaatttagacCAAGTCTCCATAgcttaataaacttgttattaaatccACAATGTatgcaaaatataaaactatatctttttttaatttttttgatatgctaaatcatgcaatatttttttgtattttttttgcatgaaaaatgaaaatataattttttttttaaagaaacttGGATATTtgcaatttaaaacataaatctattttttttttttggaaaaaaaagaatttttttcttttttctatttttaaaattggttaTTTAATACTGGAAAACACGTTAAATATAAGTTTACAatcccaaatattaaatatgaaaggatAAAAAGATGTGAGAGATCCAAAATTAATTGCACAATGatccttaaaaaacaattaaaattaaactggtgtgtttggcaaaacacatatgaaaaaaattaaaaaataatggatgtGAAAAAAATAGGATAGGACGTGTTTATGCTAAACACgtctttagctaaaaaaaacagACTTAAAATTTGTCTTAAAAATGTGTTGGCCTAACACCCTTTAAggatataaaaaatgtattttttttcattgacagATTTTAGCTTTAAAAATACACACATAAACCTTAAAAGACTCATCCCATTTGTCCAAAACCAATATGGGTAGGCCTCATCCATGTAAATTGAATGGGCTTAAGCAAAAATGAGTACAAGCCTTGTCTAAAAAGAGCTAATGGGCTTAGCAAAATAGTCCaagtttactttttaaaaaataaaaaggtcttGAAAGCTTGATCTataaacaaatccaaaagaaaGTTCCATGCTATAAAGATTAAATCAACCATTTTTAATGAACTtgcccaaattttttttatttttctaagtacTAAATGTTCAATGGTCAATCCAtattcaagcaaaaaaataaaaacaagacttAATCGTTACCTTAAAATTAAGTACTTACACACCATCtcatctcattttattttagcatCCAAACACTACAAGAACAAACATTCTCatacttaaaacaaaatatattttttcttacataaaCAAAGGACAAAATGCTTAGCTTTATCCACAAGTTTCTTTCCTAAACTGGAAACCTTATGTCCAATAAATGTATGACTCTTTTTTGAAATTCTTCAGCCCTTGAAATGAGAATCTATAATTGTTCCTTTCTCTTTTCCTACTAATAATGAGAGCTACTATTTTGTATATGTGGAGGTAATCACCATCATAACTCATCACCCCACTTTTGATCCAATCATTTTGGATCTCATCTCATCATATCAATAATTCTATAATTCATTCTCATCAATTCATGTCACTAAAgcatttattaatttcacattcatcatattaattaaaacatcaaaacatttaCAATAACTCCACATCAACAAACACTTGATTAAGTACATATATATAGTTACTACTCAAAGTACaatgacaaataaaatattcatgcaAGACCTTAGCGTTATTAGGTTTTAAACAACAAATACATTATATCACCTCAATTAATGAATGAtaattgttagtttaatatGAGGATAtgtaaattacttttcaaaatagaatatctaaaattataatccacaagtttgatattacaattgataattcatgatttattaatctaaacaaaaacaacaactaatAATTACTCATGTCAAGCTTGTAAGTTATTTgtaacaaaatcaataatatttactaagttaatatcttatttaacacttaaataaaataataacttttcatCTAGACAATATTTAGTTCATTCTTTATAATCATCCAAATTTATCTTTACATAGATTTACCCAACCCTAAATAAATCTCATAAAATTCATAACTCAAATAATTGTTTCAACATTTTCATATTGAAACCAACATTCCTATACTCTCATTTAAGTACTTATTACTTCCACACATCCATCTTAGTTGTCAATTGATTTCAATGTTCACATTCAAAAACCAATAATTTGGTATTCCTTaatcaataaaacatgtacatataataaaaaaaatacatatacttaaaaaacaataaaattgatatttaaatgttaaaattaaaaaagatatatttacttacaaaaaaataataaaatccacaataaatcaaaacacggatgttgtgaccacaaaacttaaagaaatatgacttgtgttgagaagaaggggatttttttttggaggggtGGTTGTTTGTAGTTTGGAAGGGGAAAGTTAGGAtgggaaagaagaaggagaaataggggagaaGGGGGTTGGTAGAGTGgtgatatattcacttttgccaACGGACTCACCGACGAATTAATTATGTTGGTGATTTCGTCAGCAATTCTGACGTAGAATTGATCATGTCATTGTACGATGATCCCGGTATATACCGACTAAATTACGGACGGAATAATGTCCATTAGTAATTATCACTGCAATTTACTGAcagaattattttgtttgttttaagcaAATTTCTGGTAGTGGTTGGTGAATACAATCTCAAAATTATTGTGttacattatttatttgattatataatatgaaaaataatcatgtGCATGAAAGACAacgaataaaattaaaagaaaaaaaaataaagattgtatAAAAAAGAGTGTTtgttgatattataaaaaagaatgatataATCTTATCACAATAGAGTAAAAATTgaatgttatataaaaaatattatcctaaatattttttaataacttaattctacataatttaaatttggaGGGTTGAATAGTCAAACTAGGGTGAtggttgtttgtttgttttttgtttttttataaatgaaaggGCAACAATTTggcttttgttaaaaaaaataattttgttttgcttaaaattaaatttttttatattttcaaatcgttttgatgtactgatatcataaattattttttttaaaatattattttgatatattttcaagcgaaaaatactttgaacctCAACCAACCTCTTAATTAGGTAGTTAggagttaaaaaaattagttacaATTCTATTAGAATTTAAGAATGGCAGGAAActcttgtataaaaaaaagattgtaaGGAACATGGACGGCAAGTAATGAaatccattttttatatatagttgcATTATCTCCAAACTTCTTCTTTTATtcctttattttatctttaattactCCATTTGTTTATCAAGGAAAGACTTAATCAAGCCGACAACCCTTGAGGACCTGCACCAATCAAAAGAAAGATCATGGCATAAAACATCAAGGCAAAACCATTGAAGGAACATAATAGGAAGCTTGATGAAGACATGCAGAGCATTCATTAAGAACTCTTCTTAGAATAACCAAGTAATTAATCTTTTAAGCCTTTCGACCATGTTAAGTCTGAAGTACTAAATGGTTTATagcaattttaaaattgaaaaaaaaccactGTCTAAGGTCCTAATAGAAATGTCGGCCAAGctgtattttcaaaaaaatcaatctttttttattaaaaattattttatatatatatatatatatatatatatttttgaatcgttatttttttaaaaataataaaaaaaaaattattttaatatatttctaaataaaaaacactttaaattataACCGCAATCACAAACAAGCTATCTCAATCTTCTAACTACTACTACTTAGTGATGTATACTCCTTCTTGTTAGTGTAGCTTTTGCAACTGCCAAATAGGCATAACTATTGTTGCAACTGTTCTTATCGCTACCTCCTTGTCTTACGTGTAACTTTCCTCCTCCTCAACGCCTTATGCTCATGAAACAACAATGATAGCCCTGGAAACCCCCAAgcttccatttttttaaaaaagaaagagcccACCAGAGGACTGAATCAGCTCTTCCAAAAcctgctttttttaaaaaaaaagaaaaaaaagaaaatcatcgtTTTCTCTCATCAATGAAGTACCCAGCAAGGCTAACAAAAGATCTTTCTCATTTCCAGTTATTTGTGGAGGAACATTGAAGATAAAAATTGgaaatagaaaaatttatttgcttaatccaataataaaaaaaagaaaaaagtatgcTGGGTTGGTTAAGTAGATTATGACTTGAAAAACACCTTGGAAGTCCTTTGTAGATATTGAGAGAGAGGTTGTACTTGACTGCCGAAAATGAACtccattatattatattatggatATTACAAAGTTTGGGAtggaatatatattttcttaaagacTTATTCTGGATTTGATGATTGAGTCCATCAATCCAAAcatttatttagattttctttattttaaattattttattgttgaaaagTATATTGAATAGGCTAATGGCCAAAGTTGAGGGTTTGAGAAGGGAGCCAACTGGGGAAGCTCTCAGGAAgtcacataaaaagaaaatgcaaagcAGTAACATaacttcaattattattattattttaggtaTGTTAACTACAGTGCTAGAATTCAGCACACTAATATGCAGCCGCAAATTGTCTAACAACTTTTAAATTAACAAGTTtatttgagaatatgattattattgatttttaaaatattttttactcaaaaatatattaaaataatattttattatttttaaaaatttatttttgacacagCAAATCAAATTggattaataaagaaaaaaaaaactaaaagaataggGTTTGTGAATAAGATTGGATTGTAGGGGTAAGTATAAACACTTTGCAAGAATAGAGGGACCGTGAAAGTatttcacaaaaataataaaaaaataaaaagcaatcgAAATGAAGGAAGCGTAAGGGAAGccgagaagaaaagagagatcCTCGTGTCCCTCTCCACGTTTGCATTTAGGTAGACGACGATAAGTGGATATACCTCCTCGcccaataaaaagtaaaaagtaaaaactatCTGTCTCTTCTCTGCATCTCTCACACAACAAATATCTGAAAATGAAACGTCAGTAGTGATTTTCTTCTGATTTGTGGAACTACAcgacatcatcatcatcctccgTAAGCATTGTTCAGATTTTGGATCTTTTGATTTGGTCCTTGAAATCAAGAAACCGTGTTCAttgggattttatttttcatatactGGTAGTATTTGACTTTTTCCAACATGAAGGGCAGATTCCTTGTTTTATAATTGACTTTTTGCAGCATAAAGAGAACATGTCCTGTCGTGTAATCATTACATTAGTGTTCGATTAATGAATAACAAGAACAGGGTTTGTCGTTAGTTATCCAAGAGTAATTAATTCTCTTTGATTAACACTAAACTTGTTATTATCTGCTTGCTTGCCATCATAACAGaagaggagagaagaaaaagcagttgtatttcttaattttaattccGACAACATTTCTTCATATCTCAGGTGCGTTATGGCTACAAAAGGGAATTCAGGAGACCGCAAAAGCAATAACAGTTTGCTCTCCATATTTGTGATTGCGGGTTTATGCGGTTTCTTCTACATCCTGGGTGCTTGGCAGCGAAGTGGCTTTGGAAAGGGTGATAACATAGCCTTAGAGATCTCCAAACAGACAGATTGCAGCGTTTTCAACAATCTTAATTATCAGAAAAGTGGTGATGCTGGCATGATTGATGATGGAGAACAAGTCAAGGAGTTTAAGCCCTGTGAAGACAAGTACATCGATTATACGCCTTGTCAAGATCAAATGAGAGCAATGACGTTTCCCCGAGATAATATGATCTACAGGGAACGGCATTGCCCTCCTGACAGCAAGAAGCTGCCCTGCCTTATTCCAGCACCAAAAGGATATGCAAACCCATTTCCTTGGCCCAAGAGTCGCGACTATGTACCCTTTGTTAATGCTCCTTATAAGAGCTTGACCGTTGAGAAGGCTGTTCAGAACTGGATTCAGTACGAGGGCAACGTGTTTAGGTTCCCTGGTGGGGGAACGCAGTTTCCTCATGGAGCAGATGCCTATATTAATGAACTCGCTTCTGTTATCCCCATGGATAATGGAATTGTTAGAACTGCTTTAGATACTGGATGTGGGGTAAGTTAAATTATACTAGTAGTCTTTGTTTTCCTATCATGTAGTCTCTTCTCTGCATCACACACAACAACAATGACTGTTTTTCTTAATGGTCTGATTTTTGCTTAGTCTGCAGCATGGAGCTTTGGTTTTTACTCTCTTTCGAATTTCACTTTGCTCATTGCTTTTGACGGTGCTTAGGTTGCAAGTTGGGGTGCATACCTTTTCAAAAAGAATGTTATAGCTATGTCGTTTGCACCAAGGGACTCTCATGAATCACAAATTCAATTTGCATTGGAAAGAGGCGTTCCTGCTGTTATTGGTGTTCTTGGAACTATCAAGCTTCCGTATCCATCTAGAGCCTTCGACATGGCCCACTGTTCTCGTTGCCTGATCCCTTGGGGTGCTAATGGTGAGAATAATTACCTATGCTTTGTTgtataaaactaaaaagtatttttaagaaAGGCATTGCAGACAAGTGCTCTGAATAGTTTCTTGCTGttgatttatctttttgtatGCATTCCAATTACCATATAGAAGCATGAACCAGCCGAACCACCTTGGCCCTGTTGACATGACTTGCAAAATCAGGACATCTTGGAATTTAGCCATCAGAATGTTTTTTTGAGTTTAGCCAGCATTGGATCAGTTAAAACATTATGCTATCTGGCTATAATAAAGTGTAGGATGGCTAGTGACATGGACCTTCAATGCGTTTGTGGCCttcataatttatatgtttttattttcatgat
The genomic region above belongs to Populus alba chromosome 12, ASM523922v2, whole genome shotgun sequence and contains:
- the LOC118029000 gene encoding uncharacterized protein — encoded protein: MAVVMESAGKWLEKTLVDLGLDLDRDIISGLVSYCELAQPLDAKEYLLNIIGQEASKGVIEEYLQRRGQSTLVSSAPAAQSSKLQPYIKPLTENYVVSGGKQQARTSKDVVSSDQGQAEPKTNTVSRHTGNRGPAEASESRQKGIQGKSRKKKAGKVVSLAEAAKGSFVFQQGKPCPCQARQHRLVSNCLSCGKIVCEQEGEGPCSFCGALVLKEGSTYAGLEESMAPTSDAEFAAEAYAKRLVEYDRNSAARTTVIDDQSDYYEIEGNSWLSNEEKQLLRKKQEETEEAELAKKSKVVVTFDLVGRKVLLNQDDVEELKSENRILRPLDEGDREVNRIKPNPSLRVQPVFLDPGPSRKPAKGKQSNKGGLSKGLCMEITGRVQHDSNELKYVMFDNRPETSSIGNLGKVHS